A stretch of Synechococcus sp. WH 8020 DNA encodes these proteins:
- a CDS encoding photosystem I reaction center subunit VIII: MTGDFAAAWLPVLFVPMIGIVFPAVFIILVGGVITAAD, from the coding sequence ATGACTGGAGATTTTGCAGCAGCCTGGCTGCCGGTGTTGTTTGTGCCGATGATCGGGATTGTTTTCCCTGCAGTTTTCATCATTCTTGTGGGAGGGGTGATTACCGCCGCCGACTGA
- a CDS encoding HEAT repeat domain-containing protein, giving the protein MTQLFAGVATIVLAIILYGLGRKPHKPILRSTDVSEVVALNRAQVELVQVAEVEEVAERAPVLAWQAPSTSAERLAMQHYLRRSMDDGPDLRLQAIKLAGQWGHQSVLPLLRRGLHDSDSRVVEAAAAAIERHRSGPSPDLAQSVRPPRNVARMR; this is encoded by the coding sequence ATGACTCAGCTATTTGCTGGTGTTGCAACCATTGTTCTGGCCATCATTCTTTATGGTCTGGGCCGAAAACCCCATAAGCCAATTCTGCGCAGTACGGATGTTTCGGAGGTCGTAGCCCTGAATCGTGCCCAGGTGGAGCTGGTGCAGGTGGCGGAGGTTGAGGAGGTCGCTGAGCGTGCTCCCGTTCTTGCGTGGCAGGCTCCCTCCACCTCTGCTGAAAGGCTTGCGATGCAGCACTACCTGCGGCGGTCGATGGATGACGGGCCAGATCTACGCCTGCAGGCGATCAAGCTGGCGGGGCAGTGGGGTCACCAGTCGGTTCTTCCACTCTTGAGAAGAGGCCTGCATGATTCAGATAGTCGAGTGGTTGAGGCTGCTGCCGCCGCGATTGAACGTCACCGCAGTGGCCCTTCCCCTGATTTAGCTCAATCTGTACGGCCCCCGCGCAACGTGGCGCGGATGCGATAA
- a CDS encoding glycosyltransferase family 2 protein, with protein MSLSPAEPANEESSLDVSVVVPLYNEEESLPELVEQLLASLRPSGERFELVLVNDGSSDQTAEVLEQVSQEVPEVVGVLLRKNYGQTAAMAAGFDVARGRIIVSLDGDLQNDPADIPLLLAKLREGYDLVSGWRHQRQDAELQRKLPSRIANRLIGRVTGVKLHDYGCSLKAYDRAVLSDMRLYGELHRFLPALAFIEGARITEVKVNHRARQYGSSKYGIDRTFRVLMDLLTVWFMKRFLTRPMYVFGFVGLIAIALSLVSSSYLLLIKLQGADIGNRPLLTLAVVLGLAGIQLFCFGLLAELLSRTYHESQGRPIYRIRATLRGGRTD; from the coding sequence ATGTCTCTGAGCCCGGCAGAACCCGCCAACGAGGAGAGCAGTCTCGACGTCTCCGTCGTGGTGCCGCTCTACAACGAAGAAGAGAGCCTCCCCGAATTGGTGGAGCAACTTCTCGCATCACTACGGCCCTCAGGTGAGCGCTTCGAGCTGGTGCTTGTGAATGATGGATCGTCTGATCAAACGGCCGAAGTGCTCGAACAGGTCAGCCAAGAGGTGCCAGAGGTCGTTGGCGTGCTTCTTCGCAAAAACTACGGTCAAACCGCTGCGATGGCAGCGGGTTTTGATGTGGCCCGTGGCCGGATCATCGTCAGCCTTGATGGTGATTTACAGAATGATCCAGCAGACATCCCCTTGCTCCTGGCGAAGCTGCGTGAGGGGTATGACCTCGTGAGCGGTTGGCGCCATCAACGACAGGACGCCGAACTGCAGCGAAAGCTGCCCTCGCGAATCGCCAACCGACTGATCGGCAGGGTCACAGGCGTGAAGCTCCATGACTACGGCTGTTCCCTAAAGGCCTATGACCGGGCTGTTCTCTCCGACATGCGCCTGTACGGAGAGCTTCACCGCTTCCTACCCGCACTGGCTTTCATCGAAGGCGCGCGAATCACTGAAGTCAAAGTGAATCACCGGGCAAGGCAGTACGGAAGCAGCAAATACGGAATTGATCGCACATTTCGCGTGCTCATGGACCTGCTCACCGTGTGGTTCATGAAACGGTTCCTAACGCGTCCGATGTACGTGTTCGGATTCGTGGGATTGATTGCGATCGCATTGAGCTTGGTCTCCAGCAGTTACCTCTTGCTGATCAAGCTCCAAGGCGCCGATATTGGCAACCGGCCCTTACTCACGCTGGCCGTGGTTTTGGGGTTGGCTGGAATTCAATTGTTCTGCTTTGGACTGTTGGCAGAACTGCTCAGTCGCACCTATCACGAAAGCCAAGGAAGGCCGATTTATCGCATCCGCGCCACGTTGCGCGGGGGCCGTACAGATTGA
- a CDS encoding C40 family peptidase, which translates to MPTLGTALTPEQLKKGSCWTLNADVQGYARSHGSGLATQACAGRGFRVLADPHPSARRVRTALIEDGYPCWMAIDELNSQAVARSHWSPRLLDAASIQRRLPLVLHWLKNAAQIPNTYLWGGTIGPDLDCSGLVQTAFASQSIWLPRDAYQQERFCSPVAVRPGNDQLLRPGDLLFFGTAQRCTHVAIHLEQGRYMHSSGQEHGRNGIGIDSIHPSDQHPVACHYRSELRGAGRVTRCHDGTTLA; encoded by the coding sequence ATGCCGACCCTAGGCACAGCGCTCACTCCCGAACAGCTGAAGAAGGGAAGCTGCTGGACACTCAATGCTGATGTTCAAGGCTATGCGCGCAGCCATGGCAGCGGGTTAGCGACTCAAGCCTGTGCTGGCAGGGGATTTCGAGTTCTCGCTGATCCACATCCGAGCGCACGCCGCGTCAGAACGGCATTGATTGAGGATGGATATCCCTGTTGGATGGCCATCGATGAGCTCAACAGTCAGGCCGTGGCGCGCAGCCATTGGAGCCCTCGCCTGCTCGATGCCGCAAGCATCCAAAGGCGACTTCCATTGGTGCTTCATTGGCTGAAGAACGCTGCCCAGATTCCCAACACCTATTTATGGGGGGGCACGATCGGCCCTGATCTCGACTGTTCAGGCCTCGTGCAAACGGCGTTTGCCAGCCAAAGCATCTGGTTACCTCGAGATGCTTACCAACAAGAACGGTTTTGCAGCCCCGTGGCGGTTCGCCCGGGGAATGATCAACTGCTGCGGCCTGGGGATTTGTTGTTTTTCGGCACGGCACAGCGCTGCACCCACGTGGCCATCCATCTCGAACAAGGGCGCTACATGCACAGTTCTGGCCAAGAGCACGGCCGCAACGGGATTGGCATCGACAGCATCCATCCATCTGACCAACACCCCGTTGCCTGCCATTACCGATCCGAACTTCGCGGAGCCGGCAGGGTGACCCGCTGCCACGACGGCACAACGCTTGCTTAA
- a CDS encoding serine hydrolase, with product MAFYRAEPAMQEYLVGLIDRFADQGRPGLHEQIAVNWVRYDQSNLSMGSGLGAAWADQKPLYPASVVKLVYAVAVEDWLQKGLLLETAELRRAVNDMIALSSNDATGLVVDCLTGTSSGPDLQGEAWVNWQRQRQLVNEWLSDFGWAEFERVNCCQKTWGDGPYGREQRFYGENNSNRNALTTAAVSRLLEAVMTDGLLSPPACHRLRSALARSLSQVERSADPENQVDGFLGEGLPENSRLWSKAGWMSQARHDAAWWSEPEGTTQLLVVFSVGAERANDNQLLPGLARELAAFGKDP from the coding sequence ATGGCGTTCTACCGTGCCGAGCCGGCGATGCAGGAGTATCTCGTCGGCTTGATTGATCGATTCGCTGACCAAGGCCGCCCTGGATTGCACGAGCAGATTGCCGTGAACTGGGTGCGCTACGACCAATCCAATTTGTCGATGGGAAGCGGATTGGGTGCCGCCTGGGCTGACCAGAAACCGCTCTATCCAGCGAGCGTTGTGAAATTGGTCTACGCCGTTGCGGTTGAGGATTGGCTGCAAAAGGGCCTTCTCCTCGAAACGGCGGAGTTACGACGTGCCGTCAACGACATGATCGCTCTGTCCAGCAACGATGCCACTGGATTGGTGGTGGACTGTCTTACCGGCACGTCCAGTGGCCCCGACCTGCAAGGCGAAGCCTGGGTGAACTGGCAGCGTCAGCGTCAATTAGTCAACGAGTGGTTGTCGGATTTTGGTTGGGCTGAGTTTGAACGGGTGAACTGCTGCCAGAAAACCTGGGGAGATGGACCCTATGGCAGAGAGCAAAGGTTTTATGGAGAGAACAACAGCAACCGCAATGCCTTAACAACAGCTGCAGTCTCTCGGCTGTTAGAAGCGGTGATGACCGATGGTCTGCTTTCACCTCCCGCTTGCCACCGCCTGCGTTCAGCGCTGGCGCGTTCTTTAAGTCAGGTTGAGAGGAGCGCTGATCCTGAAAATCAGGTGGATGGTTTTCTTGGGGAAGGCCTGCCAGAGAACAGCAGGCTTTGGAGTAAAGCGGGATGGATGAGTCAGGCCAGGCATGACGCCGCTTGGTGGAGTGAGCCTGAGGGCACAACACAACTGTTGGTGGTGTTCAGCGTGGGGGCTGAACGTGCCAATGACAACCAGCTCTTACCAGGTCTTGCGAGGGAATTAGCTGCTTTTGGCAAGGATCCCTGA
- the alr gene encoding alanine racemase, whose product MRDQIADDRNAPWIHNPVEANPRQRAWLEVSDSAIEANARSLKRHLGPSCDLMAVVKADGYGHGAETVAKASVRGGATSFGVATLQEGIDLRNAGLDQPVLVLGHLSQPDDLRACLQWRLMPTLSSMREALLCQNLADSSGRRFPVQLKVDTGMTRLGCDWKDGNRLAHAIQQLDQLSLSGIYSHLALADGERDGHAAQVTKLQEDRFESITRELRSPTLKRHLANSAGTLRDPGLHHDLVRVGLALYGHCPSEHLDGILNLEPAMSVKAKVSLIREVPAGVGVSYGHRFVTQRPSRLAVVSIGYADGVSRCLSGRIHALHDGQTLPQVGAITMDQLILDATEHKGLESGDVVTLLGRDGEQTISPRSWATLADSIPWEVLCSFKHRLPRLVI is encoded by the coding sequence CAGATCGCCGACGACCGAAACGCCCCCTGGATTCACAATCCAGTGGAGGCCAACCCTCGCCAGCGCGCCTGGCTGGAGGTGTCGGATTCAGCGATCGAAGCCAATGCCCGCTCCCTCAAACGCCACCTTGGTCCTTCCTGTGATCTGATGGCTGTCGTCAAGGCCGACGGTTATGGCCACGGAGCAGAAACTGTGGCCAAAGCCTCTGTTCGTGGCGGCGCCACGAGCTTCGGTGTCGCAACACTCCAGGAGGGGATTGACCTTAGGAATGCAGGGCTCGATCAGCCGGTGCTTGTGTTGGGCCATCTTTCCCAACCCGACGACCTCAGAGCCTGCCTGCAATGGCGGCTGATGCCCACCCTCAGCAGCATGCGTGAGGCCTTGCTCTGTCAAAACCTGGCCGACAGTAGTGGGCGTCGTTTCCCCGTTCAACTGAAGGTGGATACGGGGATGACCCGCCTCGGATGTGACTGGAAGGATGGCAATCGTCTGGCCCATGCCATCCAGCAGCTGGATCAACTCAGCCTCTCCGGCATCTACAGCCATTTGGCCTTAGCGGACGGAGAGCGAGATGGACACGCAGCCCAAGTGACCAAGCTCCAAGAAGACCGCTTCGAGAGCATCACACGCGAGCTACGCAGCCCAACACTGAAACGGCATCTCGCAAACTCAGCAGGAACCCTGCGGGATCCGGGCCTTCACCACGACCTAGTGCGTGTGGGACTAGCTCTTTATGGACACTGCCCCAGCGAACATCTCGATGGGATTCTCAACCTGGAGCCTGCAATGAGCGTGAAGGCCAAAGTAAGCCTGATCCGCGAAGTCCCAGCAGGGGTGGGAGTCAGCTACGGGCACCGCTTTGTCACCCAGCGCCCCAGTCGCCTGGCCGTTGTCAGCATCGGCTATGCCGATGGAGTGAGCCGCTGCCTCTCGGGACGCATCCATGCCCTACACGATGGCCAAACGCTTCCTCAAGTCGGAGCCATCACCATGGATCAGCTAATCCTCGATGCAACGGAACACAAGGGCTTGGAAAGCGGTGATGTTGTCACCCTGCTGGGCCGTGATGGCGAACAAACCATCAGCCCTAGATCCTGGGCAACACTTGCGGATTCAATCCCCTGGGAAGTGCTCTGCAGTTTCAAACATCGCTTGCCTCGCTTAGTAATCTGA